A genomic region of Homalodisca vitripennis isolate AUS2020 chromosome 5, UT_GWSS_2.1, whole genome shotgun sequence contains the following coding sequences:
- the LOC124363775 gene encoding uncharacterized protein LOC124363775, producing the protein MYRRVHTYYIHPFRLTFPIDQVLPLLHYLDAGRSSTVIDVFYAAVAVVVAFFICWAPFHSQRLLAVYCSSIDKDQQSPALLNIYTYLTYVSGVLYFLSTTVNPLLYHIMSKKFRQAFKSTLAQLCGPERKGSYQSRSYSILSRGHQNLGGPRSSVSCAVKDPVICRAGTVGPLRASVQPAPRSPIHVISTKLRLTHRSIDSGTISNSSLQDMEDTEYTGLELANYMGELNRTGR; encoded by the exons ATGTATCGCCGAGTTCACACGTACTACATCCATCCTTTCCGGTTAACTTTTCCTATCGATCAAGTACTTCCCTTACTCCACTACCTCGATGCCGGGCGCTCTTCCACTGTAATTGACGTGTTTTATGCTGCAGTGGCCGTAGTGGTGGCGTTCTTTATCTGCTGGGCGCCCTTCCACTCGCAGCGCCTGCTGGCCGTCTACTGCAGCAGCATAGACAAGGATCAGCAGAGTCCTGCTCTCCTCAACATCTACACGTACCTCACCTACGTGTCTGGCGTGCTCTACTTCTTGTCGACCACTGTCAACCCTCTGCTCTATCACATCATGTCTAAGAAATTCAGACAGGCGTTTAAG TCGACCTTAGCCCAGCTGTGTGGGCCCGAGCGCAAGGGTAGCTATCAGTCAAGGAGCTACAGCATCCTGTCACGAGGCCATCAGAACCTGGGAGGTCCTAGGTCCTCGGTGTCCTGCGCCGTCAAGGATCCTGTCATCTGCCGAGCCGGGACTGTCGGGCCTCTGAGGGCCTCCGTCCAGCCTGCGCCGCGCTCTCCCATCCACGTGATCAGCACCAAGCTGAGGCTGACACACAGGAGCATCGACAGCGGCACCATCAGCAACTCCAGCCTCCAGGACATGGAGGACACGGAGTACACGGGGCTGGAGCTGGCCAACTACATGGGCGAGCTGAACAGGACGGGTCGGTGA